CTTGATGAATCTTGTCATGGAGCTGAAATGCAACTTTGTTTATCTGAAGTGGCATAGGATGTCCATTCTATTTAAAATGGAATAACTGTACCAACTAACTCGCTGCACTCGCATTGCTACTGGCATCCTTAATCCCAGTTGTTATAATGTAAGcaactttatgtatttattgctttATTCAGCGTCAAACTGGTGCATTGGCGGCCAACCAGGGCTGCAATGTCAAGGGCCCTGTTTGCAATGGCCAGGTGCTCGCATCCACTTCCCCCCccaaggtcggactgggggctcagggcccaccgaggctgctgtccagggccacCCTCTGCCCCCCTCTGCTGTGCCGCAGGCGCAATGCCACCACTCAGCCTGTGTGCACATGCATGTTTTACTGCGTCTGCCTACTAAAGGGAGGTCGCTGCAAGAAGAATCTGGGCTGGCTGGGCCCACAAGACCTGGgggcccaccggcccagtccgaaccTGTCCCCCCCCTACATGCATTATGTTGCATCCAGTTTACCTTTCTTCAACCTTTGAGGAGGCGACTGGTTGCGCGAACTATGAGATCCTGGGCCCAAGGGGTTTTCCCCCTgcgtcccactggcccagtctgactttatttcatttatttgtaattgttttatttgtttgtttaaatgttttttctaatacaggtatgggacctattatccagaatgctctggggttttgtggataacagatctttctgtaatttggaacttcataccttaagtctactagaaaatcatgtaaacattaaataaacccaataggctggttttgctccaataaggattaattatatcttagttgggatgaaatacaagctactgttttattattacagagaaaaaggaaatcatttttaaaaatgttgggttatttggataaaatgggagacagcctttccgtaattcggagctttctggatagagggtttccggataacagatcccatacctgtgtacacAATTGATCACCTACAAAATGAGTGTCATTTCTGCTGGCATCCTTAATCCCAGTATTATTGTAGGCAATTTTATTTATGTACTTATCActttaaattgttttcatttatttttttgtaaattagttTTAGTATctctctgaaaagaaaaaatatctatctatctatctatctatctatcatctatctatctatctatctatctatctatctatctatctatctatctatctatctatctatctatctatctatactgaGAATATCATTGTCTCCATCATACCAAGGGGCAAATGAAAGTGTGAAATTTgatgaaggcaaatatttcataaCCTCACTTGTAAGTATCTCTTTGCCAACTCCAAATACCCCTCAAAAGATTCTTCCAAATACTGAATCAAATCTCAATTTCCACTCAATTTCATCAATTGTTAACGAATTGCAGAATTCAGTTGTTAAGAGCTTTatggggttatttgctaaactccgaatgcaaaaatcacgaaaaaatcttgattttttttataaaatcggacttttaaaaaatcacacatttttctgaatttattaaaccccaaggatggaaaagtcagaatcggaaaatccagtcaatgggagaagtcccaatgattttttgaagtgcgctgggttttgagcaataccccgaagttttctgagttttcagacaAAATTAGGAGTATAttggtgaaaaatccgaaaaaatcgtgaaaaccggatgaaaaatctgaaaaaatcatgaaaatcagatttttcacgattttatcccacaaacaaaattttcgtgaaagtgtattaataaataagcccaaagaacccgtgcggatttggttggagttttattcagaaactattgagataaattcagactttgataactaaccccctaaatgttgcaatgGTTTCGGTTTGACTTTAATCTTGAGCACCCCCCCCCAACCCCATGATTATAATCATTTACTTGATACCCCAGACCTGCGCTCCTGTTCACTTAAAACTGAACCTGTCCTGTGATATTTACTGTGATATTTTTGCACTTCTATCTTCTTTTATTGCCTCAtattttgcccccccccacttTGATTATaccttcagttctcctttaagattagtgatgggtgaattttgcgAAAATGGAAAATTTCATTTTGACgcaggcgttaaagtcaatgggcatccgaatagtgttgatgcgagATGGTTTTGATGCAATCGACTTTTCTGATGCGCGTCCAAAATCTTTTTGATGCttgcgaattttcactggagtttcgagaatttattcgcagAGGCAAAACacaggaattcgccacaaattgcCGCCTGGCGAATtccttcgcccatcactatttaagattattattctttatacagAATTGCCATATTAgtcagcactttacagagagtATATACGTATCATTCACACCCGTCCCTGCACAGTGGAGTTTACAAACCCTGGGTTCCTATTACATTCACATACACTATGGTCAATCTTTTTCCATAGGAACTAGTTAACTTACCTCTTTATTTTTGAGTGGCAGGAGGAAACTGGCATAAAAATAGTCAGAATTTACAAACCAGATAGAAATCaaagctaggatccaaatgaagGTTTTtaagaatccgaatcctgcaatTCACTCTAGTGTTTGACCAAATCCTGGAATTGGTGCATCCTTACTCGAAACGCTTGCCCTGGGCTGAATATATTTTAAGGGACTGGTTACTACTTTATCTTTAGAAATATTTCTGGTGCTGGTGCATTTCATTTGACCCAAAGTTGGTTTATTGTTTTGATCTTTGCTATTTCGAAAAGGTTCCTCCATGACTATAGCTAAGGGGTCTGCAGCAAAAGGGCACAACTAATCATGTGGGAAAAGGGAGATGCAAATGTTTGTTGTGGTTTATTGCAGATTTATCTTTGGCAGCTCCTTGTCATCTCTCTTCTTCTGTCATTCTGGTCTGTCTCTGCCACTAACTGGACGGCAGCGGCTATTGGTGTGTTAGTACCAGGGTAGTGGTAAGTGCACACGTTTCCACCCCTTACATTGGTCgctatagggatgggcgattttgatccgttttgctttgccaaaaatttgcctccaGCAAAAATTgggcgaaatgcattaaagtctattggagaCAAATATTCTTTGACGTGcggcaaaatatattattttacaagTGTTAGAGACGTGCAGCGGGTTACACGCAAAAACCTGCGGCaccctgcaggttgcaggtagaagttccaggtgcaggTATCGACGCAGgtcagcggttctgcgggtcgcgggtcagtagtgatttttactcctgcGAATCCGccttgcggataaggtacttgcgggtcgggtagggGGTCCAAGCAGATAGGAATGCGGGTCGCCAGTCCAGGCTGCGGATTGCAGGGTACGGGTCGgttacgggttccaaaaaatggacccacgcaggactctaacgagcatcatttttttttgacacacaacatttattttctcccatgggcgtcatttctgcggcgaaactctgcgaaaaaattcactcatccctagtcGCTATTTCTGCTTTCCTTCCACAGAATTATAGCAAGGACACAATGGGCTTGCAACAATATTCAACACCTTTGGACATGAAACATAGCTATCTGCAAGTGTCCAAGTCATCAAATTTTGAAATTGGTAACACATTCCTCATATGAAAGGCCTGAGGAATTCTTTCAGCAGAATAACAATAAGGAAGAATATTTGCAATGCAAGGTCTATCTGTCCCATATAACGTATTCGTGTAGGTAtttcatacatatacacacatgtaaTGTTTATTTCTGTCTCATTTCCTAGCTAATAACACACATAAAGCCACTGAAGGCTGACACCCCATGGTGCAGGAACTGTGCATAGCTTTGGTTGCTTTGACCTGTATCTCACATATTCTAGTCTTTCTGCACTCTCTCTGGAATAATGTTACTGTCATGTAGGTGCAGTTTATTAGAACGTCTATGCCAGAGGGTGTCTCCAAATGTGTCTCTGTGCTGTTTGGGGCACACTGGGAGATAACTTTGAAGGCTAAATATCTCATAGGAACAACCTTATTACCAGACACCAAACATATTCAGAGGCCCAAACCACACTCCCAGTCCCAAGACTCACCCCTTTTTACCTTTAATTTAGTTTAGATGTagcgacaatttgccattggttttcattttttatgatttgtggttttcgagttatttagctttttattcagcagctctcccgtgtaacttcagcattctggttgctaaggtcaaattaccccagcaactatgcatttatacaaataagagactgtaatatgaataggagagggtccgaTAAGAAAGTTGAGTAGTGAAATATAACCATAAacgtgtagccgtacagagcatttgttttttggccCAATGCTTCCTGACTCCTTaatggcaatcggatttgctcccaggatcaatgcccAAAAGTTGTGGGATATGATGGTGAATGGTGTGGGTTGGAAGAAGGGGCCAATTATGTGGGCTTAAAGCAGGGGGCTGTGATATGGGCAGTAGTATCTGCAGGTAAATGATTGTGTTGGTCAGAGGCAGGGGAAAcagtggtatatacagtacaggtggTTGATAGTGTGGGCCTTGGGTAGGTGAGCGATGGTGTGTACTGAAGAAAAGTGTTATAGTGATATAGTGTTTGGTAAAGGGCGATAGTGACAGCTGGAAGGAGGCCACATATACAGTAGTCATTGGTGTGTGCAGGAGGTGGGTGACATGGGGAGGTGGCAGGGGGGCTGAGATTGAAGGCCAGTGTGAACTGGATGGAAGGAAACCAATGTTGTGGGCTGAAACAAGGGGGCTTGATGGTAAGAGGTTAAGGAATGGGAGGGATATTGGTGTAGGATATAGGTGGAGACAGTGAGGGCCAAAGAGAAGGTATGTGGGATAAGGCAGGGGAAAATGGTGTGGACTAGAAAAAGGGAGTCAGTGGTATGGGCATGTGATAGGTGATGATGATGGCATGGGGAGGAAAATAGGGGTCCGATGTTGTAGGGCCAGAAGCCTGGTGATGTGGGGTCGGGGGCAAGGGGCTGATGTTGTGGGGCTGGGGACAAGGTGATCAAGATTGTGGGGCCGGGGGTAAGGGGCCTGATGTTGCGGGGCAAGGGGCCCGAAGTTGTGGGGCCATAGACAGTGTCCAATATTGTTGGGTCAGAGGAAATGGGCCTGATGTGGCGCAAGAGGTCCGATGTTGAGGGGCCGGAGTAAAGTGGGCCTGGTGTTGTGGGCCATAGACAGGGAGCCTGATATTGTAGGGTCATAGAGAGGGGGCCCGATGTTATGAGGACATAGGCAGGGGGCCCAATGTTGTGGGGCCATAAACAGGGGGCCCAACGTTGTGGGGATATAGACAGGGGGCCCGATTGTTGTTGGGTCCAAGGCAAGGGGCCGGATGTTGTGGAGACAGAGATCCGATATTGAGGGGCCAGAGGCAGGGGACCCAATAGAGTAAATGGATAAACATTTTTCTTACCAGTGCTCACTCCCCAAATCCAACTTTAcaaaagataattttttaaatatcttaaatCTGAACTGTTTCATCTTCGTAATTGCACCCCATTCTTACCAAAAGTGTCCAGAGGTGCTGGTATGGTCACACCTAACTTATGTATAATAGATTTACAAGGTGCTTATTTGTAGCCCTCAAACATCAATTTAAAGCACTGCCAGCCTTTCTAACTGTTCTAATATGTTTAAAGGGAATCTTACATTATTTAGCAGCCAGATTTCCTGAATGTGAATGGAAAGGGAAGGCTGAATTTGGTGTATACAGTAATACTATTATTACTATGTAATAATATTAACTAACCACTATAGAAGCTGTAGAATTGGCTCCCACTGAGTATGCACTGTTCTTTTTGCTGAATCAGTCatgtacacgtatgggatccgttatccagaaacctgttattcagaaagctctgaattatggaaaggtcgtctcccgtAGATTATAtcccaataattaaaatttttaaaaatgatttcctttttctctgtaataataaaacagcaccttgtacttgatcccaactgagattcaattaatcctttttggaagcaaaaccaacctattggtgggccccggctcttgtgggtccCGCCGGGCCGTATCCGCACCCAGATTTTCAGGATTCTTATTGCCGCGACCTCCCTTTTGCAGGCGGTCGCAGCACATGCCCAGTAGGGGGGGCAAAGggaggccctggacagcagcccctatgggccctgggcccccagtccgcCCCTGCTTATACCCACCTTGCTCAGGAGACGTCTGGCTTCTGTGCTCAGCCCTGTTGGGTAGAGGGGTCTGGTCCTGGTGACTAAATATGCCAGATAGTTCATGTCCTGGCCACAATTAAATGGTGATCTCCCCGTAGCCATCATGCACAAAAGTCCGCCAGTCAACTCCTGCGTCATATTGATGTTTCAAAAAGAGCTTGAAAAGCAAGAACAAATCATTTACTAAATTATTAACCCTTCATTCCTCCTTCCGCCATCCTCCAATTTATCCTTCCCATGCCTTCTTAAGATTCATGAAAGTGAAAAGCAGTTTTTATGTTCTCATGGTTGTGCATTTAAGTAATGTAATAATACTGCTCAATACCATTTTAGGCCAAAATGAGTACAGTGATAGGTGGATGCCACTGTCATCACTATTTAAGGACACTATCCGGAATCATTTACTAACACGGAGGCTTGAACAGGTGCCAGTAGCAACCAAACaggatttattttcattttctaacttttaaTGGACAGCTTAAGATGATTGAAGACTTTTGGCCATACTTGTAACCCTATAATTAGTATACTTGCTATAATAAACAtaatagcaataaaatatataccaTATACACTGCAAGGCCAATCATAATAAAACCTTTAAGCAACCTCCCAACATATGCCTTCTGCATACACCCCTGTGGCTGTAAGTTGCTTTGGTGGCTCTCAGAGGTAGGTCTGTAAGTCTCACTATTCCTGTTACTAACAGTATTAGAACTGAATCTCTGGAGCCCTGCACGGTACGGCTCCACATATCTGCACCATCTTCTTTCCCTCGTCAACGTTGTCTGCTATCAGTCCAAAATCCGTGATTTTCATGTGGCCATCGTTGGTTATTAAAATATTGCCAGGTTTTAAATCACTGGAAGAAAATGGTTAATAATATTGTTACATAAAATAGGTAGGAATGTAAAGGGAGAAGTGAGAGGCATGGAGAGCACAGGTTGAGGAAAGGCAACAATAAAGGAGATAAAGAATATTATATACAGACCTTTCTTTATTCAACAGCTGATAAACCAGAAGCATTAAAAAGGggggtgtttaaaggagaattcaacctgttcggaaaaaaacccgtaccccccaccccaggtagaccccctacCATCCTccttcccccaggctaactaccctccgccccggggaaatgccccatacatacccctcggtgcagattcttccagcagagttccacgcgtccatcttctgcgtcctctgtaagctgactgagatatcggtatttctgcgcattaGCAGTTCGAGCAGTTTGCCtgtttgctacaactgcgcaaaattaaatggaaattgacgatctctcagtcagcttagaGAAattgcggaagatggatgcgtggaactccgctggaaaaATCTAcgtcgaggggtaagtatggagtatggggcatttctccggggggaggagggagggctacctggggtggggggtgcgttttttttctgaacaggttgaattctcctttaagtggataAAACTCACCCCTACCCCAATGGCGGCACTGGCAGCACATTTTCTTACAGACACTGTTACTTAAGGATGTTCAAGTTTTACCAGTTTAAAAGAAGCCACTTGAGAAAAAGACAGTGTATAGGAGAAAAGCTTTGCACCGTGTCTCAATAACATGAGAA
The sequence above is a segment of the Xenopus laevis strain J_2021 chromosome 8L, Xenopus_laevis_v10.1, whole genome shotgun sequence genome. Coding sequences within it:
- the LOC108698235 gene encoding ribosomal protein S6 kinase 2 beta-like; the encoded protein is MARFPFFARGLWHSKHSFYSAELVIGLQFVHSRGIGHRDLKPGNILITNDGHMKITDFGLIADNVDEGKKMVQICGAVPCRAPEIQF